From one Bacteroides eggerthii genomic stretch:
- the atpC gene encoding ATP synthase F1 subunit epsilon, with translation MKGLHLDIVSPDKEIFNGEVDSVTLPGTLGSFTILPKHAPIVSSLKAGVLSYVTKDGEEHVQDIHGGFVEMNDNKASVCVD, from the coding sequence ATGAAAGGACTGCATTTGGATATTGTATCACCGGATAAGGAGATCTTTAATGGTGAAGTTGACAGTGTTACTTTGCCGGGTACGCTTGGATCGTTTACTATTCTGCCGAAACATGCGCCTATTGTATCATCGTTGAAAGCCGGTGTGCTGTCTTATGTGACAAAGGACGGAGAAGAACATGTACAGGATATTCATGGCGGTTTTGTAGAGATGAACGATAACAAAGCTTCGGTCTGTGTGGACTGA
- the atpB gene encoding F0F1 ATP synthase subunit A has protein sequence MKRLRNILTGALLVLGALSPAVVQADSIPVTQDGLVAELDSMAQRDDVTPAEQEKNTVDVKEIVFGHIGDSYEWHITAFGETQVIIPLPVILYSSTTGWHAFLSSRLEENGGSYEGFSIAPEGSKYEGKLVEYDDAGNEVRPWDISITKVTLALLINSVLLLVIILSVAQWYRKHPQGSAAPGGFIGFMEMFIMMVNDDIIKSCVGPKYRKFAPYLLTAFFFIFINNLMGLIPIFPGGANVTGNIAITMVLAVCTFLAVNIFGTKAYWKDIFWPDVPWWLKVPVPMMPFIEFFGIFTKPFALMIRLFANMLAGHMAMLVLTCLIFISASMGPALNGTLTVASVLFNIFMNALELLVAFIQAYVFTMLSAVFIGLAQEEHKGKAEEKVMK, from the coding sequence ATGAAACGATTGCGTAACATATTAACCGGAGCGTTGCTGGTGCTGGGAGCATTGTCACCTGCTGTTGTACAGGCCGACAGTATTCCCGTTACCCAAGACGGACTTGTGGCTGAGCTTGACAGCATGGCTCAACGTGACGATGTGACTCCTGCGGAACAAGAGAAGAATACGGTGGACGTAAAGGAGATTGTATTCGGACATATTGGCGATTCGTACGAATGGCACATCACTGCTTTTGGAGAAACGCAAGTCATTATTCCTTTGCCTGTAATTTTATATAGCAGTACAACAGGATGGCATGCTTTCCTGTCTTCCCGTTTGGAGGAAAACGGCGGAAGTTATGAAGGTTTTTCCATAGCTCCGGAAGGCAGTAAATATGAAGGAAAGCTGGTAGAATATGATGACGCCGGTAATGAGGTGCGCCCCTGGGATATATCTATAACAAAAGTAACATTAGCATTGCTTATCAATAGCGTATTGCTGCTCGTCATTATCCTGAGTGTAGCGCAATGGTACCGTAAGCATCCGCAAGGCAGTGCAGCGCCGGGTGGTTTCATCGGATTCATGGAAATGTTTATAATGATGGTGAATGATGATATTATAAAGAGCTGTGTGGGTCCGAAGTATCGTAAGTTTGCACCTTACCTGCTGACTGCCTTTTTCTTTATCTTCATAAATAACCTTATGGGATTGATTCCAATATTTCCGGGTGGGGCAAATGTCACCGGAAATATTGCAATCACAATGGTACTGGCTGTCTGTACATTCCTTGCCGTTAATATTTTTGGAACTAAGGCATATTGGAAAGATATTTTCTGGCCGGATGTACCCTGGTGGTTGAAGGTACCTGTGCCTATGATGCCTTTTATAGAGTTCTTCGGAATTTTCACAAAACCGTTTGCATTGATGATCCGTCTTTTTGCTAACATGTTGGCAGGGCATATGGCAATGTTGGTGCTTACTTGCCTGATATTTATATCGGCAAGTATGGGACCTGCTTTGAATGGAACGCTGACAGTGGCTTCGGTATTGTTTAACATCTTTATGAACGCGTTGGAATTACTGGTTGCCTTTATCCAAGCATACGTGTTTACTATGTTGTCGGCTGTATTTATAGGTCTGGCACAGGAGGAACATAAGGGGAAAGCGGAAGAGAAAGTAATGAAATGA
- a CDS encoding Fe-S cluster domain-containing protein, with translation MNVILIAVISLGAIALVSAAILYVASKKFAVYEDPRIAQVAAVLPQANCGGCGYPGCSGFADACVKAGSLEGKLCPVGGQPVMTKVAEILGLDAATAEPMVAVVRCNGTCANRPRVNQYDGAKSCAIAASLYGGETGCSFGCLGCGDCVTACQFDAIHMNPETGLPEVDESKCTACGACAKACPRNIIEIRPQGKKSRRVYVQCVNKDKGAVARKACTVACIGCGKCVKVCPFEAITLENNLAYIDPNKCKSCRKCEEVCPQGTIIALNFPPRKPKTEGEAPKAEA, from the coding sequence ATGAATGTAATTCTGATTGCAGTAATTTCATTAGGAGCTATAGCGTTGGTATCAGCCGCTATTCTTTATGTTGCTTCTAAGAAATTTGCTGTGTATGAAGATCCGCGAATTGCACAAGTGGCAGCTGTGCTGCCTCAAGCAAACTGCGGTGGATGTGGTTACCCGGGATGTAGTGGCTTTGCAGACGCTTGTGTCAAAGCAGGTTCACTCGAAGGTAAGCTTTGTCCGGTAGGGGGACAACCCGTTATGACGAAGGTTGCTGAAATTTTGGGATTGGATGCTGCTACTGCCGAACCTATGGTTGCAGTGGTGAGATGTAACGGAACATGTGCCAACCGTCCTCGCGTCAATCAATATGACGGTGCAAAGAGTTGTGCTATTGCAGCTTCTCTTTACGGTGGTGAAACGGGATGTAGTTTTGGTTGTCTGGGTTGTGGAGACTGTGTAACCGCTTGTCAGTTTGACGCTATCCATATGAACCCGGAAACAGGACTTCCTGAAGTAGATGAGTCTAAATGTACTGCTTGTGGTGCATGCGCCAAGGCTTGTCCGAGAAACATCATTGAAATTCGTCCTCAAGGTAAGAAATCCCGTCGTGTGTACGTGCAATGCGTAAACAAGGATAAGGGTGCCGTAGCACGTAAGGCTTGTACCGTAGCTTGCATCGGTTGTGGTAAGTGTGTGAAAGTATGTCCTTTCGAAGCGATTACACTGGAAAATAATTTGGCGTATATTGATCCAAATAAGTGTAAATCTTGTCGTAAGTGTGAGGAAGTTTGTCCGCAAGGTACAATTATCGCACTCAACTTCCCTCCACGTAAACCCAAAACAGAAGGAGAAGCTCCGAAAGCAGAGGCATAA
- the atpE gene encoding ATP synthase F0 subunit C, translating into MLLSVLLQAAAAGVGVSKLGAALGAGLAVIGAGVGIGKIGGSAMEAIARQPEASGDIRMNMIIAAALIEGVALLAVVVCLLVFFL; encoded by the coding sequence ATGTTACTATCTGTATTATTACAAGCTGCTGCGGCAGGGGTTGGAGTTAGTAAATTAGGTGCAGCGCTCGGTGCTGGTTTAGCTGTTATTGGAGCTGGTGTGGGTATCGGTAAAATTGGAGGTTCTGCCATGGAAGCCATTGCGCGTCAGCCGGAAGCATCGGGAGATATTCGTATGAACATGATTATTGCCGCTGCCTTGATTGAAGGCGTTGCTCTGTTGGCAGTTGTTGTGTGTTTGCTGGTATTCTTCTTATAA
- the rsxE gene encoding electron transport complex subunit RsxE has protein sequence MNNFKVLMNGIIKENPTFVLLLGMCPTLGTTSSAINGMGMGLATMFVLICSNVVISAIKNLIPDMVRIPSFIVVIASFVTLLQMVMQAYVPALYATLGLFIPLIVVNCIVLGRAEAFAAKNNPMASFFDGLGMGLGFTIALTLLGAVREFLGTGKIFNLTILPEEYGMLVFVLAPGAFIALGYLIALVNSFKKA, from the coding sequence ATGAATAATTTTAAAGTGTTGATGAACGGGATTATTAAAGAGAATCCTACGTTTGTGCTCCTGCTTGGTATGTGTCCTACGTTAGGCACTACTTCGTCTGCTATCAATGGTATGGGTATGGGATTGGCTACAATGTTCGTGCTCATTTGTTCTAATGTAGTAATTTCTGCTATAAAGAACTTAATTCCGGACATGGTACGTATCCCTTCTTTCATAGTTGTAATCGCATCGTTCGTTACATTATTGCAGATGGTGATGCAGGCTTATGTTCCTGCTCTTTATGCAACATTAGGTTTGTTCATTCCGCTGATTGTAGTAAACTGTATTGTATTGGGGCGTGCCGAAGCGTTTGCTGCTAAGAATAATCCGATGGCATCGTTTTTTGACGGTCTGGGCATGGGATTAGGTTTTACTATTGCATTGACTTTATTAGGTGCTGTTCGCGAGTTCTTGGGTACAGGCAAGATTTTCAACCTTACTATTCTTCCCGAAGAATACGGTATGTTGGTCTTTGTCCTTGCTCCGGGTGCATTCATTGCTTTGGGATACCTCATTGCATTGGTCAACAGTTTCAAGAAAGCATAA
- a CDS encoding SoxR reducing system RseC family protein, which translates to MANTIKHQGIVENISGSHLQVRIVQTSACASCSIKGHCSSSDTKEKIIDVTNDGTFSYQPGDHVWVIGELSMGAMAVLLAFIFPFLLLVFSLFVLMAVWNDELSSALCSLALLIPYYYVLWLNKSQLRKKFSFSVKPMN; encoded by the coding sequence ATGGCGAATACTATAAAACATCAGGGTATTGTGGAAAACATAAGCGGTTCTCATCTTCAAGTGAGAATTGTTCAGACATCAGCATGTGCTTCATGCAGTATCAAGGGACATTGCAGTTCGTCCGATACAAAAGAGAAAATCATTGACGTTACCAATGACGGCACATTTTCTTATCAGCCTGGCGACCACGTGTGGGTAATCGGTGAGCTGTCAATGGGGGCAATGGCAGTGCTGTTGGCTTTCATTTTTCCTTTTTTGCTCTTAGTCTTTTCTCTCTTTGTCTTGATGGCTGTATGGAATGATGAATTGAGTTCCGCACTCTGTTCATTAGCTCTTCTTATACCTTATTATTATGTACTGTGGCTGAATAAATCGCAATTGAGGAAGAAGTTCTCTTTTTCGGTCAAACCAATGAACTAA
- the rsxC gene encoding electron transport complex subunit RsxC encodes MLKTFSIGGVHPHENKLSAHQPIVQAEIPAKAVILLGQHIGAPAKPIVAKGDVVKVGTKIAEPGGFVSAAIHSSVSGKVAKIDTVVDASGYAKPAIFIDVEGDEWEESIDRTETLVKECNLTAEEIVKKIADAGIVGLGGACFPTQVKLCPPPAFKAECVIINAVECEPYLTADHQLMLEHAEEIMVGVSILMKAVKVNKAFIGIENNKPDAIQLMTKVASGYAGIEVVPLKVQYPQGGEKQLIDAVINRQVAAGALPISTGAVVQNVGTAFAVYQAVQKNKPLFERVITVTGKSLSHPSNFLARIGTPMKQLIDACGGLPEDTGKIIGGGPMMGKALINTDVPTAKGSSGILIMNDKEAKRGEVQPCIRCAKCVAACPMGLEPYLLATVSAHGDFERVEKEDIMSCIECGSCQFTCPSNRPMLDYIRLGKGKVGAMIRARQVKK; translated from the coding sequence ATGTTGAAGACATTTTCAATCGGTGGAGTTCATCCACACGAAAATAAACTTTCAGCACATCAGCCTATCGTACAGGCGGAGATTCCGGCAAAAGCTGTTATCTTGCTGGGGCAGCACATTGGAGCTCCTGCTAAGCCTATCGTAGCCAAGGGTGATGTTGTGAAAGTAGGTACAAAGATTGCCGAACCCGGTGGCTTCGTATCGGCTGCTATTCATTCGTCTGTCAGCGGCAAGGTCGCTAAAATTGACACTGTTGTAGATGCCAGCGGATACGCAAAGCCTGCCATTTTCATTGATGTAGAAGGAGATGAATGGGAAGAAAGTATTGACCGTACCGAGACATTGGTGAAAGAATGTAATCTGACAGCCGAGGAGATTGTGAAGAAAATTGCGGATGCAGGTATCGTAGGGTTGGGAGGCGCTTGTTTCCCTACACAGGTTAAGTTGTGTCCGCCGCCTGCATTTAAGGCAGAATGTGTGATTATTAATGCAGTGGAGTGTGAACCTTATTTGACTGCCGATCATCAATTGATGTTGGAGCATGCCGAAGAAATAATGGTAGGTGTCTCCATATTGATGAAAGCTGTAAAAGTGAATAAGGCATTTATCGGTATTGAGAATAATAAGCCTGATGCTATTCAGTTAATGACGAAAGTGGCTTCCGGTTATGCAGGCATCGAGGTTGTTCCTTTGAAAGTCCAATACCCGCAAGGTGGCGAAAAGCAACTGATTGATGCTGTCATCAATCGTCAGGTTGCTGCCGGTGCATTGCCTATCTCTACCGGTGCAGTTGTTCAGAACGTTGGTACTGCATTTGCCGTATATCAGGCTGTACAGAAGAATAAACCTTTGTTTGAGCGTGTCATTACCGTAACTGGTAAGTCTTTATCTCACCCCTCCAACTTCTTGGCTCGTATCGGTACGCCGATGAAACAATTGATTGATGCTTGTGGCGGTCTGCCTGAAGATACGGGGAAGATTATCGGCGGTGGTCCGATGATGGGTAAAGCTTTGATAAATACAGATGTGCCGACAGCTAAGGGTAGTTCCGGTATTCTGATTATGAACGATAAAGAGGCTAAACGCGGTGAGGTACAACCATGTATCCGTTGTGCTAAATGTGTAGCTGCTTGTCCGATGGGACTGGAACCCTATTTGCTTGCTACTGTATCGGCTCATGGAGACTTTGAAAGAGTAGAGAAAGAAGATATCATGTCATGTATCGAGTGTGGCTCATGCCAGTTCACTTGTCCTTCTAACCGTCCGATGCTGGATTACATCCGTTTGGGTAAAGGTAAAGTGGGAGCGATGATACGTGCACGTCAAGTAAAAAAATGA
- the atpF gene encoding F0F1 ATP synthase subunit B, producing MSLLLPDSGLLFWMLLSFGVVFVVLAKYGFPVITKMVEGRRTYIDQSLEVARQANIQLAKLKEESEALIAAANKEQGRIMREAMHERDKIIIEARKHAEAVAQKELDDVKQQIQQEKEEAIRDIRRQVAVLSVDIAEKIIRRNLDEKHEQMEMIDRMLDEMLAANH from the coding sequence ATGTCATTGTTATTACCTGATAGTGGTCTGCTGTTCTGGATGCTTCTTTCATTCGGTGTGGTCTTTGTGGTATTGGCCAAATATGGTTTCCCTGTCATAACAAAAATGGTGGAAGGCCGTAGAACCTATATAGATCAGTCGTTGGAGGTGGCGCGTCAGGCAAACATCCAGCTCGCCAAACTGAAAGAGGAAAGTGAAGCTTTGATTGCCGCTGCAAACAAAGAGCAGGGACGCATCATGCGGGAAGCAATGCACGAGCGTGACAAGATTATCATCGAGGCACGTAAACATGCGGAAGCCGTTGCACAGAAAGAACTGGATGATGTAAAACAGCAGATTCAGCAAGAGAAGGAAGAAGCTATTCGTGATATTCGCCGCCAAGTCGCTGTACTGTCGGTAGATATTGCGGAGAAGATTATCCGTCGTAACTTGGACGAAAAGCATGAGCAGATGGAAATGATTGACCGTATGTTGGATGAAATGCTGGCGGCCAATCACTAA
- the galE gene encoding UDP-glucose 4-epimerase GalE, translating into MKEKILVTGGTGYIGSHTVVELQNAGYEVIIIDNLSNSSADVVDNIEKVSGIRPVFEKLDCLDYAGLDAVFTKYKGIKAIIHFAASKAVGESVEKPLLYYRNNLVSLINLLELMPKHGVEGIVFSSSCTVYGQPDHLPVTEEAPIKKAESPYGNTKQINEEIVRDTVASGAPINAILLRYFNPIGAHPTALLGELPNGVPQNLIPYLTQTAIGIREKLSVFGDDYDTPDGSCIRDFINVVDLAKAHVVAIRRILEKKQKEKVEVFNIGTGRGLSVLELINAFEKATGVKLNYQIVGRRAGDIEKVWANPELANNELGWKAEVGIEDTLLSAWNWQLKLRERGIQ; encoded by the coding sequence ATGAAAGAAAAAATCTTGGTTACAGGTGGAACCGGCTATATTGGTTCTCATACTGTTGTAGAACTTCAGAACGCAGGTTATGAAGTTATCATTATCGATAATCTATCAAACTCCAGCGCAGATGTTGTTGACAACATTGAAAAGGTATCAGGCATCCGTCCTGTTTTTGAAAAGTTGGATTGCTTGGACTACGCCGGTCTTGACGCTGTGTTTACCAAATATAAAGGCATTAAAGCGATTATTCATTTTGCAGCAAGTAAAGCTGTGGGAGAGTCTGTGGAGAAACCGTTGCTTTATTATCGCAACAACTTGGTCTCTTTGATAAACTTACTTGAGTTGATGCCGAAACATGGGGTAGAGGGAATTGTGTTTTCTTCTTCTTGTACTGTATATGGTCAGCCGGATCATCTTCCTGTAACGGAAGAGGCGCCTATCAAGAAAGCGGAATCACCTTATGGAAACACGAAGCAAATTAATGAGGAAATTGTTCGTGACACAGTTGCTTCCGGTGCTCCTATTAATGCTATCTTATTGCGTTATTTTAATCCGATCGGTGCTCATCCTACTGCATTGCTTGGTGAGTTGCCTAACGGTGTGCCACAAAATCTGATACCCTATCTCACTCAGACAGCTATTGGTATCCGCGAAAAATTGAGTGTATTTGGTGATGATTATGATACTCCTGATGGTTCTTGTATTCGTGACTTTATCAATGTTGTGGATTTGGCAAAAGCTCATGTTGTAGCTATCCGCCGCATATTGGAGAAGAAACAGAAAGAGAAGGTGGAAGTATTCAATATCGGAACGGGACGTGGACTTTCTGTATTGGAATTGATCAATGCATTTGAAAAAGCAACCGGTGTGAAGTTAAACTATCAGATTGTAGGTCGTCGTGCCGGAGACATTGAGAAAGTATGGGCTAATCCTGAACTGGCTAATAATGAATTAGGTTGGAAAGCGGAAGTAGGCATTGAAGATACTTTACTTTCTGCATGGAATTGGCAGTTGAAACTTCGTGAAAGAGGTATTCAATGA
- the rsxA gene encoding electron transport complex subunit RsxA yields MEYILIFISAIFVNNIVLSQFLGICPFLGVSKKVETALGMSAAVAFVLTIATIVTFLIQKYVLDAFNLGYLQTITFILVIAALVQMVEIILKKVSPSLYQALGVFLPLITTNCCILGVAILVIQKDYDLLTGVVYAFSTAIGFGLALTLFAGLREQMSLVNVPKGMQGTPIALITAGLLAMAFMGFSGVVKI; encoded by the coding sequence ATGGAATATATATTGATATTTATCTCGGCAATCTTTGTTAATAACATTGTGTTGTCGCAATTCTTGGGTATTTGTCCGTTTTTGGGAGTATCCAAGAAAGTGGAGACTGCGTTGGGAATGTCGGCAGCAGTGGCATTCGTGCTTACTATTGCAACAATTGTGACGTTCCTCATCCAGAAGTATGTGCTTGATGCTTTCAATTTAGGTTATTTGCAAACTATCACTTTCATTCTTGTGATTGCCGCATTGGTACAGATGGTAGAGATTATCTTAAAGAAAGTATCTCCTTCTTTATATCAGGCATTGGGCGTGTTTTTGCCTCTGATCACGACAAACTGTTGTATTCTTGGTGTGGCTATTCTCGTTATCCAGAAAGATTATGATTTGCTGACAGGCGTGGTTTATGCATTCTCTACTGCTATTGGTTTTGGTCTGGCATTGACACTCTTTGCGGGATTACGCGAACAGATGAGTCTGGTGAATGTACCGAAAGGTATGCAAGGAACTCCGATAGCCCTGATTACTGCCGGTTTGCTGGCTATGGCATTTATGGGCTTCTCCGGTGTAGTTAAGATATAA
- a CDS encoding RnfABCDGE type electron transport complex subunit D yields the protein MNKLIVSLSPHVHGGDSVKKNMYGVLIALIPAFLVSLYFFGLGALIVTATSVAACLFFEWAIGKFLMKKETTTICDGSAIITGVLLAFNLPSNLPIWIIILGALFAIGVGKMSFGGLGCNPFNPALAGRVFLLLSFPVQMTTWPAVGQLTAYTDATTAATPLAIMKGVINGAPGMSLSDLPASFDLLIGNNGGCLGEVSALALLLGLAYMLWKKIITWHIPVAILGTVFVFSGIMYLVNPEIYVSPVVQLLSGGLMLGAVFMATDYVTSPMSHKGMLIYGVCIGLLTVVIRLFGAYPEGMSFAILIMNAFTPLINTYVKPKRFGEVAKKK from the coding sequence ATGAATAAATTAATCGTATCCCTTTCGCCCCACGTTCATGGCGGTGACAGCGTAAAGAAGAATATGTATGGCGTGCTTATAGCATTGATCCCTGCATTTCTTGTGTCGCTTTACTTTTTCGGACTGGGTGCGCTGATTGTTACGGCTACATCCGTAGCAGCCTGCTTGTTCTTTGAATGGGCTATCGGCAAGTTCCTGATGAAAAAAGAAACTACAACTATCTGTGATGGTTCTGCCATTATCACAGGTGTGTTGCTAGCATTTAACTTACCTTCCAACCTTCCTATCTGGATTATCATTTTGGGCGCTTTGTTTGCTATCGGTGTAGGCAAGATGTCTTTTGGTGGCTTAGGTTGTAATCCTTTTAACCCGGCATTGGCAGGACGTGTATTCCTGTTGCTTTCTTTTCCTGTACAGATGACAACATGGCCGGCTGTCGGACAGTTGACTGCATATACGGATGCTACTACGGCCGCCACACCGCTGGCTATTATGAAAGGCGTTATAAACGGTGCTCCCGGAATGTCTTTAAGTGATCTTCCTGCATCTTTCGATTTGCTGATTGGTAACAATGGCGGTTGTTTGGGTGAAGTCAGTGCGTTGGCTTTGTTGTTGGGACTGGCCTATATGTTATGGAAGAAAATTATTACATGGCATATTCCTGTTGCTATCTTGGGTACAGTATTTGTTTTTTCCGGTATCATGTATTTGGTTAATCCGGAAATTTATGTGTCTCCGGTAGTACAATTGCTGTCGGGCGGTTTGATGCTGGGTGCTGTTTTTATGGCCACAGATTATGTTACTTCTCCGATGAGCCATAAAGGAATGTTGATTTACGGTGTTTGCATCGGTCTGCTGACAGTCGTTATTCGTCTGTTCGGCGCATATCCTGAAGGTATGTCGTTCGCTATTCTGATTATGAATGCGTTCACTCCGCTGATTAACACATATGTTAAACCTAAACGCTTTGGGGAGGTAGCGAAGAAGAAATGA
- the atpD gene encoding F0F1 ATP synthase subunit beta, which yields MSQIVGHISQVIGPVVDVYFEGTEAELMLPSIHDALEIKKSHGKRLIVEVQQHIGENTVRTVAMDSTDGLQRGMKVYPLGGPITMPIGEQIKGRLMNVVGDSIDGMKELDRTGAYPIHREPPKFEDLTTVQEVLYTGIKVIDLLEPYSKGGKIGLFGGAGVGKTVLIQELINNIAKKQNGFSVFAGVGERTREGNDLLREMIESGVIRYGEEFKKGMEEGHWDLSKVDYNEVAKSQVSLIFGQMNEPPGARQSVALSGLTVAESFRDMGSESNGPRDILFFIDNIFRFTQAGSEVSALLGRMPSAVGYQPTLATEMGAMQERITSTRNGSITSVQAVYVPADDLTDPAPATTFTHLDATTVLSRKITELGIYPAVDPLESTSRILDPHIVGQEHYEVAQRVKQILQRNKELQDIISILGMEELSDADRTLVNRARRVQRFLSQPFAVAEQFTGVPGTMVSIEDTVRGFKMILDGEVDYLPEPAFLNVGTIEEAIEKGKKLLEQAKK from the coding sequence ATGTCACAGATTGTTGGACATATCTCTCAGGTTATAGGACCTGTTGTAGACGTCTATTTTGAAGGTACGGAGGCAGAACTGATGCTGCCAAGCATTCACGACGCGCTGGAAATAAAAAAGAGTCATGGTAAGAGGCTGATTGTAGAGGTGCAGCAGCATATTGGTGAAAACACAGTGAGAACCGTAGCGATGGATAGTACGGACGGCTTACAGAGAGGCATGAAAGTTTATCCGCTGGGCGGACCGATTACTATGCCGATAGGAGAACAGATTAAAGGCCGTTTGATGAATGTTGTTGGTGACTCTATTGACGGAATGAAAGAGTTGGATCGTACCGGTGCTTATCCCATTCACCGCGAACCCCCTAAATTTGAAGATTTGACTACTGTACAAGAGGTGCTCTATACAGGTATCAAAGTTATCGACTTGCTGGAACCATACAGTAAAGGTGGTAAGATTGGCTTGTTCGGTGGTGCCGGTGTAGGTAAGACTGTGCTTATTCAGGAACTGATCAACAATATTGCCAAGAAACAAAACGGTTTTTCTGTATTTGCCGGGGTAGGTGAGCGTACTCGTGAAGGAAACGACTTGCTTAGGGAAATGATTGAATCCGGTGTGATTCGCTATGGTGAAGAATTTAAGAAAGGGATGGAGGAAGGTCATTGGGACCTTTCCAAGGTTGATTATAATGAGGTGGCTAAATCGCAGGTATCTTTGATATTCGGTCAGATGAATGAACCGCCGGGTGCACGTCAGTCTGTCGCACTATCCGGTTTGACGGTAGCGGAGTCTTTCCGGGATATGGGATCCGAGTCGAATGGACCGCGTGATATATTGTTCTTTATTGACAATATATTCCGTTTCACGCAGGCAGGTTCTGAAGTTTCTGCATTGTTGGGGCGTATGCCTTCTGCCGTAGGTTACCAGCCGACGTTGGCTACTGAAATGGGTGCTATGCAGGAGCGTATCACCTCCACGCGTAACGGGTCTATCACTTCCGTACAAGCAGTTTATGTACCGGCTGACGACTTGACCGACCCTGCACCTGCCACTACTTTTACACACTTGGATGCAACAACTGTATTGAGCCGTAAGATTACTGAGCTTGGTATTTATCCGGCTGTTGACCCGTTGGAATCGACTTCTCGTATTCTTGATCCGCATATTGTAGGGCAGGAGCATTATGAAGTGGCTCAACGTGTGAAGCAGATTCTTCAGCGTAATAAAGAATTGCAGGATATCATTTCTATTCTTGGTATGGAAGAACTTTCGGACGCCGACCGTACGTTGGTAAATCGTGCACGTCGTGTACAGCGCTTCCTTTCCCAACCGTTCGCTGTTGCCGAACAGTTTACCGGAGTTCCCGGTACGATGGTTTCCATAGAAGATACAGTCAGAGGCTTTAAGATGATTCTGGATGGTGAAGTGGACTACTTGCCCGAGCCGGCTTTCTTGAATGTCGGGACTATTGAAGAAGCGATAGAAAAAGGCAAGAAGCTGTTGGAACAAGCTAAGAAATAG
- a CDS encoding RnfABCDGE type electron transport complex subunit G, giving the protein MKKLESSLKNMLLVLTGVTAISVALLAYVNELTKEPIAQANAKTLSDAVSAVVPGFDNDPIADKKIQEVNGVEYSVYPATKEGKFIGAAVEATSMGFGGELKVLVGFDAEGKIIDYSLLSHAETPGLGSKAADWFKKGNKGDITGMNPGEASLTVSKDGGKVDAITASTITSRAFLNAVNVAYAAYAGQNTADGATGATIKVELTDSVSAK; this is encoded by the coding sequence ATGAAAAAGTTAGAATCATCCTTAAAGAATATGTTGCTGGTACTTACGGGAGTTACTGCTATTTCCGTAGCACTGCTGGCTTATGTAAACGAACTGACAAAGGAGCCTATTGCGCAAGCTAATGCTAAAACGCTGAGCGATGCAGTAAGTGCAGTCGTTCCGGGTTTTGACAATGATCCGATTGCAGACAAGAAAATTCAAGAGGTGAACGGTGTTGAATACTCTGTATATCCGGCTACCAAAGAAGGCAAATTCATTGGTGCGGCTGTCGAGGCGACTTCTATGGGCTTCGGTGGTGAGCTGAAGGTATTGGTTGGTTTCGATGCAGAAGGTAAGATTATTGATTATTCTTTGTTATCACATGCAGAAACTCCGGGGTTGGGTTCCAAAGCAGCCGATTGGTTCAAGAAAGGAAATAAGGGAGATATTACAGGTATGAATCCCGGTGAAGCCTCTTTAACTGTAAGTAAAGATGGCGGTAAGGTAGATGCTATTACGGCTTCGACCATTACTTCACGTGCTTTTCTGAATGCTGTAAATGTTGCATATGCAGCATATGCCGGTCAAAATACGGCTGATGGCGCTACGGGAGCTACTATTAAAGTTGAACTCACTGATTCTGTCAGTGCTAAATAA